The following proteins are co-located in the Mesorhizobium australicum WSM2073 genome:
- a CDS encoding MurR/RpiR family transcriptional regulator translates to MDEQVPRDFETLRATILDRRESLPKRIAQIAAYALDNPDDIAFGTAASIAASAGVQPSTLIRFAQQLGFDGFTSLQQVFRERLRERNSSYDERLQALRAKAEGGAGHRAIFDGFIAAASTSLNDISRTLDDAHLEDAISLLAKAQTIYVLAKRRSYPVASYIAYALGKLKIRNQLIESAAGLNAEMVGFATPADAVIAISFSPYAPATIEEARAISEQGVPIVAITDSSFSPLAQFARVWFEVAEADFAGFRSLSATMALAMALTVGVGEKRRDASRKRKA, encoded by the coding sequence ATGGACGAACAGGTACCTCGCGACTTCGAGACGCTGCGTGCCACGATTCTGGACCGGCGCGAGAGCCTGCCCAAGCGCATCGCCCAGATCGCCGCCTACGCGCTCGACAATCCCGACGACATCGCCTTTGGTACCGCCGCCAGCATCGCCGCTTCGGCCGGCGTGCAGCCCTCGACCCTGATCCGCTTTGCCCAGCAACTCGGCTTCGACGGTTTTACCAGCCTGCAGCAGGTGTTCCGGGAACGTCTGCGCGAGCGCAACTCTTCCTATGACGAGCGGCTGCAGGCGCTGCGCGCCAAGGCCGAGGGCGGTGCCGGCCACCGGGCGATCTTCGACGGCTTCATCGCCGCCGCCAGCACCTCGCTCAACGACATTTCCCGCACGCTGGACGATGCGCATCTGGAAGACGCGATTTCACTGCTGGCGAAGGCGCAGACCATCTATGTCTTGGCAAAGCGACGCTCCTATCCAGTGGCTTCCTACATCGCCTATGCGCTCGGCAAGCTGAAGATCCGCAACCAGTTGATCGAATCGGCCGCCGGCCTGAATGCCGAGATGGTCGGCTTCGCCACACCGGCGGACGCCGTCATCGCCATCAGCTTCTCGCCCTACGCGCCGGCCACGATCGAGGAGGCGCGCGCCATTTCCGAGCAGGGCGTGCCGATCGTCGCCATCACCGACAGCTCGTTCTCGCCGCTCGCCCAGTTCGCCAGGGTCTGGTTCGAGGTTGCCGAGGCGGATTTCGCCGGCTTCCGCTCGCTGTCGGCGACAATGGCGCTGGCCATGGCGCTGACCGTCGGCGTCGGCGAGAAGCGGCGCGACGCGAGCCGTAAGCGCAAGGCTTGA
- a CDS encoding Gfo/Idh/MocA family protein — MVGVGLIGTGFMGKCHAIAWSAVGAVFPDAAKPRLVHLGEVNEELARRKAGEFGFAKATSDWRAVVDDPEVDIVSLTTPNQFHPEMAIAVLEAGKHLWCEKPMAPSFAEAEAMAAAAKKSGRVAALGYNYIQSPAIRHIGALLDEKIIGEVNHLRIEMDEDFMADPEALFFWKHEATSGYGALDDFAVHPLSLVSALFGRVGSVICDMAKPYADRKLASGGRRAVETYDIASVLVHLENGIAGTLQVNRSAWGRKGRIAIQIFGSKGSILFDQERMNEFQLYLTSDRPTEQGYRTILVAPQHRPYDLFVPAPGHSLGFNDLKIIECHELLTRLAGKPARLIEFAEGLEIERTVHAMARSFEEKRWVDVR, encoded by the coding sequence ATGGTCGGCGTCGGTCTTATCGGCACGGGTTTCATGGGCAAATGCCACGCCATCGCGTGGAGCGCCGTCGGGGCCGTCTTCCCCGATGCGGCCAAGCCACGGCTCGTCCATCTCGGCGAGGTCAATGAGGAGCTCGCCAGGCGCAAGGCAGGCGAGTTCGGCTTCGCCAAGGCCACCAGCGACTGGCGCGCCGTCGTCGACGACCCGGAGGTCGATATCGTGTCGCTGACAACCCCCAATCAGTTCCATCCGGAAATGGCCATCGCTGTCCTCGAAGCCGGCAAGCATCTGTGGTGCGAAAAACCGATGGCACCGAGCTTTGCCGAAGCCGAGGCGATGGCGGCCGCGGCGAAGAAATCAGGCAGGGTCGCCGCGCTTGGCTACAACTACATCCAGAGCCCGGCCATCCGCCACATCGGCGCGCTGCTCGACGAGAAGATCATCGGCGAGGTCAACCATCTGCGCATCGAAATGGACGAGGATTTCATGGCCGATCCCGAGGCGCTGTTCTTCTGGAAGCACGAGGCGACTTCCGGCTACGGCGCGCTCGACGATTTCGCCGTGCATCCGCTGTCGCTGGTCTCCGCGCTGTTCGGCCGCGTCGGCAGCGTCATCTGCGACATGGCCAAGCCCTATGCCGACCGCAAGCTGGCCTCAGGCGGCCGGCGCGCGGTGGAGACCTACGACATTGCCAGCGTGCTCGTGCATCTGGAGAACGGCATTGCCGGCACGCTGCAGGTCAACCGCTCGGCCTGGGGCCGCAAGGGCCGCATCGCCATCCAGATCTTCGGGTCCAAGGGATCGATCCTGTTCGACCAGGAGCGGATGAACGAATTCCAGCTCTACCTGACGTCCGACCGACCCACCGAACAGGGCTACCGCACCATTCTGGTGGCGCCGCAGCACAGGCCCTATGACCTCTTCGTGCCGGCGCCCGGCCACAGCCTCGGCTTCAACGACCTCAAGATCATAGAATGCCATGAATTGCTGACACGGCTTGCCGGCAAGCCGGCCCGGCTCATCGAGTTCGCCGAAGGACTGGAGATCGAGCGCACCGTGCACGCCATGGCGCGCTCCTTCGAGGAGAAGCGCTGGGTGGACGTAAGGTAG
- a CDS encoding helix-turn-helix transcriptional regulator: protein MRKASRLFEIIQILRLARQPVTAAMIAGQLEVTIRSIYRDIAALQAIRVPIEGGRGIGYILRPGFDLPPLMFSIEEMEAIVLSLALLERTGDDELKQAAKRVGAKIAGAVPSPLRQTLDANALHAWGFAAPSAGAIDLALVRRAIRDEEKLELSYRDELGRASERLIRPIALIYYAETANIVAWCELRQAIRNFRSDRIEDCRPTGLRFKGEGDRLRQVWVDGWEVNAAAAG from the coding sequence ATGCGCAAGGCCTCGCGCCTGTTCGAGATCATCCAGATCCTGCGGCTGGCGCGGCAGCCGGTGACGGCGGCAATGATCGCCGGGCAACTGGAAGTGACGATCCGCTCGATCTATCGCGACATCGCGGCGCTGCAGGCGATACGCGTGCCGATCGAGGGCGGGCGTGGCATCGGCTACATCCTGCGCCCCGGCTTCGACTTGCCGCCACTGATGTTTTCGATCGAGGAAATGGAGGCGATCGTCCTGTCGCTGGCGCTGCTCGAGCGCACGGGCGACGACGAGCTCAAGCAGGCGGCCAAGCGCGTCGGCGCCAAGATCGCCGGCGCGGTGCCGTCGCCCTTGCGCCAGACGCTCGACGCCAATGCGTTGCACGCCTGGGGCTTCGCCGCGCCCTCCGCAGGCGCGATCGATCTGGCGCTGGTGCGCCGCGCCATACGCGACGAGGAGAAGCTCGAGCTCTCCTATCGCGACGAGCTTGGCCGCGCTTCCGAGCGCCTCATCCGCCCGATCGCTCTGATCTATTACGCCGAAACCGCCAACATCGTCGCCTGGTGCGAGTTGCGCCAGGCGATCCGCAACTTCCGCAGCGACCGCATCGAGGATTGCCGGCCGACCGGGCTACGTTTCAAGGGCGAAGGCGATCGTTTGCGGCAGGTCTGGGTCGACGGATGGGAAGTCAATGCAGCGGCCGCCGGCTAA